The Triticum aestivum cultivar Chinese Spring chromosome 7B, IWGSC CS RefSeq v2.1, whole genome shotgun sequence genome window below encodes:
- the LOC123161252 gene encoding berberine bridge enzyme-like Cyn d 4, with translation MAMLKGLALALLVSFFSCYLASVPSLASPDDFLQCLREKIPSELVYTKSSSSFAGVLVSSIRSARFFTNTTVRPLCVVTPTDASHVQAAVLCGRMQGVRLRVRSGGHDYEGLSYRSARPEVFGVLDLANLRAVSVNQLESTAWVDSGATIGELYYTIAKDNSQLAFPAGLCPTIGVGGHFSGGAIGMMMRKYGLAVDNVLDAKFVTANGDLLDRAGMGEDLFWAIRGGGGGSFGIVLSWKVQLVQVPPTVTMFNIAKTLDQGAVDIVTRWQDVGPSLPNDLTIRVIVQGQQALFQALYLGTCSSLVSTMGDQFPELTMTSADCQSMTWLQSIAFISFWNRDTPVEALLSRTTSLSTYTKSKSDYVQSAISKGVWKDIFSWFTMNGAGLVILEPHGGFMGSVPTDATPYPHRSGVLYNVQYMVFWQGDGGTAANTWLGNFYDFMEQYVSKNPRQAYVNYRDLDIGQNVVVDDVTTFDGGKVWGEQYFASNFQRLASVKAAVDPTDYFRNEQSIPPLVQGRK, from the coding sequence ATGGCGATGCTCAAAGGCTTAGCACTCGCGCTTCTCGTTAGCTTCTTCTCATGCTACCTGGCCTCGGTCCCTTCCCTAGCCTCCCCCGATGACTTCCTCCAATGCCTACGGGAGAAGATACCTAGCGAGCTCGTGTACACGAAAAGCTCGAGCAGCTTCGCCGGCGTGCTGGTCTCCTCCATTAGGAGCGCCAGATTCTTCACCAACACCACGGTGAGGCCGCTCTGCGTCGTGACGCCGACCGACGCCTCCCACGTCCAGGCCGCCGTGCTCTGCGGCCGCATGCAGGGCGTGCGTCTCCGCGTGCGCAGCGGCGGGCACGACTACGAGGGCCTGTCGTACCGGTCGGCGCGGCCCGAGGTGTTCGGGGTGCTCGACCTCGCCAATCTCCGCGCCGTGAGCGTCAACCAGCTTGAGTCCACTGCTTGGGTCGACTCTGGCGCCACCATCGGGGAGCTGTACTACACCATCGCGAAGGACAACTCCCAGCTCGCGTTCCCGGCCGGCTTGTGCCCGACCATCGGCGTGGGCGGCCACTTCAGCGGTGGCGCCATCGGCATGATGATGCGCAAGTATGGCCTCGCCGTCGACAACGTCCTCGACGCCAAGTTTGTCACCGCCAACGGGGATCTCCTCGACAGGGCCGGCATGGGGGAGGATCTCTTCTGGGccatccgaggcggcggcggcgggagcttcGGCATCGTGCTCTCGTGGAAGGTCCAGCTCGTGCAGGTCCCGCCGACGGTGACCATGTTCAACATCGCAAAGACGCTTGACCAGGGCGCCGTAGACATCGTGACCAGATGGCAAGATGTCGGGCCATCACTCCCCAACGACCTCACCATAAGGGTGATCGTGCAGGGCCAGCAAGCCCTGTTCCAGGCCCTATACCTCGGCACGTGCAGCTCGCTCGTGTCGACCATGGGCGACCAGTTCCCGGAGCTCACCATGACGAGCGCCGACTGCCAGTCGATGACCTGGCTCCAGTCCATAGCCTTCATCAGCTTCTGGAACAGGGACACGCCGGTGGAGGCGCTCCTGAGCCGGACCACCAGCCTGAGCACGTACACCAAAAGCAAGTCCGACTACGTCCAGAGCGCCATCTCCAAGGGCGTCTGGAAGGACATCTTCTCCTGGTTCACGATGAACGGCGCCGGGCTCGTCATCCTGGAGCCCCACGGCGGGTTCATGGGGAGCGTCCCCACCGACGCGACGCCGTACCCGCACCGGAGCGGCGTGCTGTACAACGTCCAGTACATGGTGTTCTGGCAGGGAGACGGGGGCACGGCGGCGAACACCTGGCTGGGCAACTTCTACGACTTCATGGAGCAGTACGTGAGCAAGAACCCGAGGCAAGCGTACGTGAACTACCGGGACCTGGACATCGGCCAGAACGTGGTGGTGGACGACGTCACCACGTTCGACGGCGGCAAGGTTTGGGGCGAGCAGTACTTCGCGAGTAACTTCCAGAGGCTCGCGTCGGTGAAGGCGGCCGTGGATCCTACAGACTACTTCAGAAACGAGCAGAGCATCCCACCATTGGTCCAAGGA